In one window of Amblyomma americanum isolate KBUSLIRL-KWMA chromosome 9, ASM5285725v1, whole genome shotgun sequence DNA:
- the mRpL43 gene encoding mitochondrial ribosomal protein L43, whose protein sequence is MAHKAAAYLKAPAYNGIGRYVCQLQRLTLTFCKTHGGSRGMREYIERELVNFARDNPGIVVYLKPRRHRDPYIIAEYLNGTRDMMRVTQTSADVLVKWIDHFRTRSGVPIVRTIKYWHTDHPSIQGFWTPFTNRPTEHNLIKFPNEELSRYKQVYPTATQELQALAAASSTENAEKKEE, encoded by the exons ATGGCTCATAAGGCAGCTGCGTATCTCAAAGCGCCGGCTTACAATGGCATCGGGCGGTATGTCTGCCAACTGCAGCGGCTCACGCTGACCTTCTGCAAGACGCACGGTGGAAGCCGCGGCATGCGCGAGTACATCGAGCGCGAGCTGGTAAACTTCGCGCGCGACAATCCGGGCATCGTGGTGTACCTGAAGCCGCGTCGGCACCGCGACCCGTACATCATCGCCGAGTACCTCAACGGCACGCGCGACATGATGCGGGTCACCCAAACGAGTGCCGATGTGCTGGTCAAGTGGATAGACCACTTTCGCacccgatccggagttcccatcGTGCGGACCATCAAGTACTGGCACACCGATCACCCAAGTATCCAAG GCTTTTGGACGCCCTTCACAAACCGGCCGACAGAGCACAACCTCATCAAGTTTCCAAATGAGGAGCTCAGCAGGTACAAGCAGGTGTACCCAACGGCAACTCAAGAGCTCCAGGCATTGGCTGCTGCCAGCAGTACAGAGAATGCTGAAAAAAAGGAGGAGTGA